The Pirellulales bacterium DNA segment CGTTCCGTGCCAGGGAGGCGGATTTCTCGGTTCGACTTACAATCCGCTGCAGATCACGGTCGATCCGGACAAAAGAATCTATAGCGCTGGCGCGCTGTCGCTGCCGGCCGGGCAGTCGACGCAATCGATCGTTGACCGGCGGCAGTTGCTAGCCGCGTTGCAGGAACCATCCCTTACCAGCGCGACCGCGCCACCGGTGCGGCGGTGGCAGTCGACAAGTGAGAAGGCTTATCAACTGCTGGAATCGGAATCGTTGCGGCAGGCGCTCGATTTGTCGCAAGAGTCATCATCCTTGCGCGATCGATACGGTTATGGTCCGAAGCCGGCGACCGTTGGCTCGGGGGGCGGCGGTGGCAACGGCGCGGAACTCGGTTTCGGCCAACAGATGCGCGGGCAGAACCTGCTCTTGGCGCGCCGCCTGGTCGAGGCGGGTGTGCCGTTTGTCAATGTTTTCGATTTCCGCCAGCAAGGGCAGAATTGGGACGCCCATTTCCACAACTTCGCGCAGCACAAGTCGCATCTTTTGCCGCTGGCCGATCAATCGCTGTCGGCGTTGATCGAAGACCTCGACGCCCGCGGGCTGCTCGATACGACGCTCGTGGTGGCGATGGGAGAATTTGGTCGTACACCGAAGATCAATAAAGACGGAGGTCGCGACCACTGGCCCGATTGCTACTCGGTGCTGTTGGCCGGCGGCGGCGTCCATGGCGGAGCGGTCTACGGGGCGAGCGATCGCAGCGGGGCACTGCCCGCGCGTGATCCTGTCACACCGGCCGACCTGGCGGCCACGATCTTCTGGCGCTTCGGGATCGATCCGACGTCCGAAATCCATGACCTGACCGGCCGCCCCTGGAAGATTGCCGACGGCCAGCCGATCCGCGCGCTTTTCTCGTAGCGCGATCGTCACCGCCCAGCACGCGCGATGTGGTGATCTTTTCTGAGGATGGGCAAGCCGGTTTCTGGAGGACCGCGGATGAGCGCGCAGCAATCTCGAGTGGCCATCGTCACGGGGGCCGGAAGCGGCATCGGCAAGGCCAGCGCGCTGGCGCTACTGCGCGATGGTTATTGCGTGGTCCTGGCCGGGCGCAGGGATGCGCCGCTGGTGGCCACGGCCCAGGAATCAGCCGCCGGTGAGCGGGCGCTGCCGATCGTCACGGACGTTACCCATCCGGACTCGGTGCGCGCGTTGTTCGCCGCGACCAGGCAGAAGTTTGGCCGGCTCGACGTGCTCTTCAACAACGCCGGGATCAGCGCTCCGCCGGTGCCACTCGAGGACCTCACCGCCCACCAGTGGCAAACGGTCGTGGCTACGAACCTCACTGGGCCATTCCTGTGTACGCAAGAAGCCTTCCGGATAATGAAGGAGCAGGACCCGATCGGCGGCCGGATCATCAACAATGGATCGGTCTCAGCCCACGCCCCGCGCCCGAATTCCGCCCCCTACACGGCCACCAAGCACGCCATCACCGGACTGACGAAATCGACCTCGCTGGACGGCCGCAAGTACAACATTGCCTGCGGGCAGATCGACATCGGCAATGCCTTGACCGAAATGGCTATGCGCATGACGCAGGGAGTGCCGCAGGCCGACGGCACGATCAAAGTCGAGCCGACGATGGACGTGAACCACGTGGCGAACATGGTTCTGCACATGGCCAATCTGCCGCTCGAGGCCAATGTGCAATTCGTCACCGTCATGGCCACGAAAATGCCGCTGGTCGGTCGCGGCTGAGGCAGGTTCGCCGGCGCGCTCACGGCGCCGCAAAATCGGCAGGCCTCCTCATCGATTCTTAACAGGACTATGCGAAGCTGTCCCGAGCTTTGCGGAATGCCTTCCGCTGTGTCGACGACGAGGAGCCGATCATGCCCACAGAAGTTCACATCGGAGACATTTTTCCGACACGGCTGGTAACGACCACGCTGACAGACGTGAACAACGAGCAGTTGGTAAAGATTGTCTACGCCTTGCACGAGGCGGGCTGCAACATAACGGGCCCGCGCGTGCAAAGCGAGCAAACCCAGGGAAACTTGCTGGCCATCGAGCATCCGGCAATCGTGGCGCTGCGCAGGGCGTTCGTGCAAATCATCAGCGCCGTGACGCGCGGCGAAGATTACGTGCTGCAGGTGTACGGCTGGGCGAACATCGTCCGCCGCAGCGACCATGAACAGGATCCCGGCCACAATCACCTGCCCTTTCATTGGAGTGCGGTTTACTATCCGCAGGTGCCGTCTCTGCGGGGGACGGAAGGGAATCTGGTCTTTTATGATTCGAAAGACGTGTATACCCCGTCGGCGCCTGTGACCATCGCGCCGAAAACCGGCTTGTTCATCATGTTCCCCTCGTGGCTGCGCCACAAAGTGCTGCCGCTGAAGGATGCTACTGAGGATCGAATTTCGATCGCGCTCAACGCCGTCTGCGGCCTATCGCCCACGGCGCCTGTCATGGCGCTTCCGCATCGCTTGAAGAAGCGCGCGCCGGGTGATGATCAGCCGCAGGAACTCGATCCGTCGGCCGCTCCTGACTTTCCTTACGCCGATCTAATCTGACACGACCAAGAAAAGACTTCATGCGACCGGAGGAGTTCTATGATTTACCGCACGCGGGGCAAGCAATCCTTGGACGGTGGTCGCCGCACGCGGCGGGCGGTCGCGGCAGCGTGGCTCGCCCTTTTTGTCGCTACACGCACGGCATGCGGGGACGATTACCTCGAATCTCATCGGTTCGCCGCACCCGAGGCGACCCAGGCGGCCGCGGCCGACGAGCGGTTCGTCTACGCCATCGCCAACAAAGTCGTCGCCAAGTACGACCGCGAGAGGCAGCAACTCGTGGCACGCAGCACGGGCGAAGCGACGCACTTGAACACGGGGTTTTTTCTCGGCGGCAAGATGTACTGCGCCCACTCGAATTTCCCGCAGAAGCCCGATCGCAGCGACATCAAGATTCTCGACCCCAAGACGATGGTGCTGGAAACGTTCAAGGACTTTGGCGCGAGCGACGGCAGCCTGACGTGGGCGGTGTTCGAAAAAGGGGCCTGGTGGTGCAACTTTGCCTTTTACGGCGAGGAAAATCGCAAGACCTACCTTGCACGACTTGAGGATTGGCGCGAAGTCGCGCGCTGGACCTATCCTGCGGAGGTCGTCAAAGCCTTCGGCAAGAACAGCGCGTCATGCGGCATCTGGCGCGACGGCCAATTATTGATCACCGGGCATGACGAGCGCGAAATCTTCGTTCTCGAGATTCCTGATCAAGGCCAGCGAGTTCTCAACCACGTTCGCACCGTGGCCGCGCCGTTCACGGGCCAAGGTTTCGCCGTCGATCCAGTGAGTCAGGGATTGATCGGCATTGATCGCGCCGCGCGGCAGATCGTGTTTGCGAAGTGAAGGGAACCGATTTTTGCATGCGTCCGCTGATCATGCACATCAAACGCCGCCTGCGCTTGCTTTCCCTGGCGAGACGTTGCGGCTGAGCCAATCCGCAAAGCGTGTTGTTCCCAGGCGCGGCTCTTTTCCCGGCACAAGGCTTTGATCGTTGACCGGTGTGCCGAAGTACCAGGCCGTCGGATCGGCAACCACCTTGCGCGGATCACCACTGGCTTTTAAAAACTGCTCGACGAGCTGGGTCATGCGGATGGGCTCGGGTCCCGCCACTTCGATCATGTCGTTTTGCGGTTCCGCGGTCGCGACAACCGCGAGCGCCGCGGCGACGTCGTCGGCCGCCATCGGCTGCATGAGGACCGGGGGCAAGCGGACGGTCTGGCCGTCCGTGCCTGACTGCGCGATCCCTCCGACGAACTCGAAGAACTGCGTCGCGCGAACGATCGTGTAGGGGATGTGTCCCGCCTTGATCAAGTTTTCTTGCGCCAACTTCGCGCGAAAGTAACCCATCTCTAACAGGCGCTCGGTGCCGACGACCGACAGGGCGACGTGATGTCGCACGCCGGCAGCGGCCTCTTCTCGCTGAAGGTTGCGTCCCGATGCCTCGAAGAACTCCATGGCCGGCTTTTCGTCGAACGTGGGAGAATTCGCCACGTCGACCACGACCTGGGCGCCGGCGAGCGCCGCGCTCAAACCTTGCCCCGTGACTGCGTTAACTCCCGACGAAGGTGATGCCGGCAGAGCCTCATGGCCCCGTTCGCGAAGCTTCTCGACGAGTTTCTTTCCGATCAAGCCGCTGCCGCCGACGACTACGATCTTCATGACAAGGCCTCCGATTGCGCCGTCTTGGTGGCTGCTGATTGGTTTTCACATCGTACCATCGACCCAGGAACGGCATTCTAATCCAATTCTAAGAGTTGTGGCGACGTTGGAACATCGAGACCGGGCATCGTGCGCATCGAGCCGGTTCTCGTCCGTCAACTCGATACCTGAGTTCTTCAAGGAGGTAGTCGTCCGCCTCGTGCAGAGGCGCACCAGCCGTCATCGGAAACCCGCACGGGAAATGACATCTTTTGCGATGACAGACGGAACGATATCATCACGGTCAGGCACGGTCGCCCCGGTGCGTCAGGCACGGTCGCCCTGATACGGATGAGCACTCAATTCTTTCTACTTGCCGAAACGGCCACAGGCGCTGCGTCAATCTTCGCGCCTGCGTCGCCCCCTGCCGAGTCGATTCGCGCTCTTTCGATTCTCGTCCTCGCGATTACCCTGGGCATATTCTTCGTCGTGGAAGGGGTGCTGCTCTACTGCCTGGTCCAGTTTCGCAAGCAAAAGAGCGCCAAAGAGGGGACCGAGCCCGCGCAGGTGTACGGTAGCAAGTCGATCGAGATTGCCTGGACGGTGGCGCCGGCGCTTGTCGTCTTTACGCTCGTGCTGGTGACCACGCGTACGCTGTGGGAGGTCGAGATGCCCGTCCCCGAGCCAAAACTGGACGACAACACCCTGTTTGTCACGGTCGTCGGGCGGCAGTGGTGGTGGGAATATCAGTATCAAAACTACAACGGGCAGTCGATCGGTTTCGTAACCGCCAACGAATTGCACGTTCCGGCCAGTGACGTGCGGACGCCGCGGCGCGTCTATCTGACGCTCAAGTCGGCCGACGTCTGTCACAGCTTCTGGGTCCCCCGGCTGGCCGGTAAGACCGACCTGATACCGGGTCGCGAGAATTCGATGTGGTTTCAGACCGACGAGCTGGGGCTTTTCGTAGGCCAGTGCGCCGAGTATTGCGGAACACAGCACGGGGGCATGCTGTTGCGCGTATTCGTCGACGAGCCGGCCGATTTCGAGCGTTGGCTGGAAGAGCAGAAGCGTCCGGCGGTCAGTGATTCATCGGTCGAAGAAGGTCGCCTGGCTTTCCTTGGCCAATCGTGCGTGAACTGTCATCGTGTGCGCGGCACGCCGGCCGACGGCACGTACGCGCCCGACCTGACGCATTTGATGAGCCGCACCACCTTGGCTTCCGGCCTGATCGAAAACAACGAAGAGAATTTGCGCCGGTGGATCGCTGATCCACAGAACGTCAAAGAAGGCTGTTTGATGCCGGCCTTTGGTCTTTCCGACCGTGAGCGAGATTTGATCGTCGACTATCTGCTTTCCTTGCGCTAGGCAGCTATGGCCCTTGCAGAACACCCATCCGCCGTCCCGCCAGCGACGCCGCTTACGCGACCGCACTGGACGGCCATTTTGCACGAATGGGTCGTCACGGTCGATCACAAGCGGATCGGCATCATGTACGTGTTGATGGCCGTCGTGTTCCTCGTGATCGGCGGTTGCGAAGCGCTGGTGATGCGCTGGCAGCTCTTTTATCCGCGCAACGACGTCGTCGGCCCCGATTTCTTCAACCAGATGTTCACCATGCACGGCACCACGATGGTGTTTTTCATGGGGATGCCGATTCTGATCGGGATGGGCAATTACCTGGTGCCGCTCATGATTGGCGCGCGCGATATGGCGTTTCCGCGCCTCAATGCCTTCGGCTTTTGGGTCACACTGTTTGGTGGCCTCTTGGTGTATTTCAGCTTTGCCACCGGCGGGGCGCCGGCTTTGGGTTGGTTTGCCTATGCGCCGTTGACCGAGCGTACCTTTGCCCGCAGCTCAGCGACCGACCTGTGGGCTCTCGGATTGATCGTTAGTGGCACCGGCACCTTGGCTGCCGGCGTCAACTTCATCGCCACGATCCTGGCGATGCGCGCGCCGGGCATGGAGCTGCGCAAGATACCGTTCTTTCCCTGGACCATGCTGTGGACCTCGGTGCAGATCCTGCTGGCGATCCCACCGCTGACCGCCGGCCTGGTCATGGTGCTGCTCGATCGAAGGTTGGGGGCGCACTTCTTCGATCCGCAGACTGGTGGCTCTGCCCTTTTATGGCAACACATGTTCTGGTTCTTCGGGCACCCCGAGGTGTACATCCTCATTCTGCCCGTGTTTGGCATGGTGTCCGAGATCATACCGGTCTTCTCGCGCAAGGTGCTGTTTGGCTTCGAGTTCATGGCCGCGGCCATAATGGCCATCGCCTTTATCAGCATGGGCGTCTGGGCGCATCACATGTTCACGGTCGGCATGAGCCGTACGCTCGACATGTACTTCGCTATCGCGAGCCTATTGATCTCGATTCCGACCGGCATCAAGTTTTTCAACTGGCTGGCCACCATGTACGGTGGGCGGATTTCACTCGCCTCGCCCATGCTCTTTGCCTGCGGCTTTTTGTCGATGTTTCTCATCGGCGGATTGACGGGCATCATGCTGGCCCTGGCCCCCTTCGACTTTCAACTCTCGGACAGCTACTTCGTGGTCGGCCACTTCCACTGGGTGCTGATCGGCGGCACGATCTTCGGCACCTTCGCGGGTGTGCATTATTGGTATCCCAAAGTCACGGGCCGCATGCTCAACGAGACGTTGGCCCGCTGGCAATTCTGGCTCTTGTACACCGGGTTTATCCTGACGTTCGGGCCGATGCACATCGCCGGGATGCTGGGGATGCCGCGGCGGATCTTCACGTACGAAGCCGATCGCGCTTGGGATGTTTGGAACCAGGTGTCGACGATCGGAGCGCTCGTGCAAGCACCGAGCTTCTTGATCCTTGTTATCAACCTGTTTGCGTCGCTGAAGTACGGAAAGCTTGCCGGAAACGATCCCTGGGACGCGTGGACTCTTGAATGGGGAACCACTTCGCCGCCGCCGTCGTACAACTTCGAAGTCGTTCCCGAGGTCAAGAGTCGTCGACCGCTGTGGGATCTGAAGCATCCGGAAGATCCCGACTGGCAATACGAAAACGAGAGCTGAACACGTGAACGTCACGGCGACCACCATACATGCGACGACCCGCAATGGCCATGACGCCAGTCCTCAACTGAGCCCCGGCCAGTGGGGGATGCTCGCCTTCCTGCTGTCCGAGGTGGCGCTCTTCAGCACGCTGATCGTCACCTACCTGACGTTTATGGGCCAGGATCGCATCGGCCCGACTCCGGCCGAGGCCCTGTCGCTCCCCTTAGTGGTCGCCACGACGATTTGCCTGTTGTCGAGCAGCGTGACGGTCCACCTGGCCGGCAAGAAGGTGGGGACAAGAGTATTTGCGTTCTGGTGGTCACTGACGATCGTGCTGGGAATCGTCTTTCTCCTGGGTACGGCCTATGAATGGCGCGAACTGATCGAAAGGCATCATTTAACCATCAGCCGTAATCTGTTTGGCTCGACGTATTACACGCTGGTTGGTTTTCATGCCATGCACGTGACGATCGGCGTGCTCGCGATGATCGGCGTGCTGCTGTTTCACCAGACCCACAAGCGCGATGGGCACGACCGCATGCCCGTCGAACTGACCTCTTGGTATTGGCACTTTGTCGATGTGGTATGGATCGTCGTTTTCACGGTGGTCTACCTGATTAGTCGATCCGGAGTCTAGGGGCGCCTCGATGGCAGATTCGCAGCGGCACGAGCCTGATGAAACGACCATCGAAATGCCGCGCCCGACGGCCGCGCCGATCGTGGTGTCGCTGGGGCTCGCGCTCTGCGGTGCGGGACTTGCGATGGGTTGGTTCATGCTGATCGCGGGCGCCGCGATGCTGATCGCGGGGCTGGGAATGTGGGTCCAGCAATTGCTACCGGGCCGTGGTCACGTACACGAGGTCGTTGCCGGGATCGCTGCGCCGGCCGTGGCCCCCAGGCCCTCGCAGCGCGTCGAAAAACTGGTGGCCGGAAAACCCGGCTATCGCCTGCGCATGCCTGAGAAAGTCCACCCGATTTCCGCCGGCGTGAAAGGGGGCATCGTGGCAGGCCTCGTCATGCCGATACCGGCGCTGGCCTATGGACTTTTCAGCGGGCACGGCATTTGGTATCCGATCAACCTGCTGGCCGGCATCGCCATGCCGGGGATTGAAGTGTACAGCGTCGCCCAACTGGAAGAGTTCCGGCCGGGGCTGCTGGTGATTTCCATCGTGGTTCATGCCGTGATGTCGCTGGTCTTTGGTCTTCTGTACGGCGTACTGATGCCGACGCTCCCGAACGTTCCAGAACCGATCGCCTGGGGCGCTCTCTTGATGCCGGCCTTATGGACCGCGGTGAGTTACGTGCTGATGGGCGCGGTGAATCCGGCGCTGCGAGATGGCGTCGATTGGCCATGGTTCATCGCGTCGCAGTTCGTATTTGGCGTCGTAACGGCGGTGGTCGTCATGCGCTCGGCGCGATCGGGGCGAGTGCTGTCCGGAATTCTGGGAGGGCTGTTGGGCGGGGCGACCATGGCATTGCCCGCCATCGCGTGGAGCCTGCTTACCGGACGGGGGTTCTGGTATCCGGTGAACCTCTTGGCCGGCATGACGATTCGCGGCGTCGACGCGGCTTCGCCCGAGGAGTTGATGCAATTCAACTCCGAGTGGTTTGCCTCCTCCTTGGTGATCCACGCCGTGATATGTACCGCATT contains these protein-coding regions:
- a CDS encoding SDR family oxidoreductase, producing the protein MSAQQSRVAIVTGAGSGIGKASALALLRDGYCVVLAGRRDAPLVATAQESAAGERALPIVTDVTHPDSVRALFAATRQKFGRLDVLFNNAGISAPPVPLEDLTAHQWQTVVATNLTGPFLCTQEAFRIMKEQDPIGGRIINNGSVSAHAPRPNSAPYTATKHAITGLTKSTSLDGRKYNIACGQIDIGNALTEMAMRMTQGVPQADGTIKVEPTMDVNHVANMVLHMANLPLEANVQFVTVMATKMPLVGRG
- a CDS encoding putative 2OG-Fe(II) oxygenase gives rise to the protein MPTEVHIGDIFPTRLVTTTLTDVNNEQLVKIVYALHEAGCNITGPRVQSEQTQGNLLAIEHPAIVALRRAFVQIISAVTRGEDYVLQVYGWANIVRRSDHEQDPGHNHLPFHWSAVYYPQVPSLRGTEGNLVFYDSKDVYTPSAPVTIAPKTGLFIMFPSWLRHKVLPLKDATEDRISIALNAVCGLSPTAPVMALPHRLKKRAPGDDQPQELDPSAAPDFPYADLI
- a CDS encoding cytochrome c oxidase subunit 3; this encodes MNVTATTIHATTRNGHDASPQLSPGQWGMLAFLLSEVALFSTLIVTYLTFMGQDRIGPTPAEALSLPLVVATTICLLSSSVTVHLAGKKVGTRVFAFWWSLTIVLGIVFLLGTAYEWRELIERHHLTISRNLFGSTYYTLVGFHAMHVTIGVLAMIGVLLFHQTHKRDGHDRMPVELTSWYWHFVDVVWIVVFTVVYLISRSGV
- a CDS encoding NAD(P)H-binding protein → MKIVVVGGSGLIGKKLVEKLRERGHEALPASPSSGVNAVTGQGLSAALAGAQVVVDVANSPTFDEKPAMEFFEASGRNLQREEAAAGVRHHVALSVVGTERLLEMGYFRAKLAQENLIKAGHIPYTIVRATQFFEFVGGIAQSGTDGQTVRLPPVLMQPMAADDVAAALAVVATAEPQNDMIEVAGPEPIRMTQLVEQFLKASGDPRKVVADPTAWYFGTPVNDQSLVPGKEPRLGTTRFADWLSRNVSPGKASAGGV
- the coxB gene encoding cytochrome c oxidase subunit II, with the translated sequence MSTQFFLLAETATGAASIFAPASPPAESIRALSILVLAITLGIFFVVEGVLLYCLVQFRKQKSAKEGTEPAQVYGSKSIEIAWTVAPALVVFTLVLVTTRTLWEVEMPVPEPKLDDNTLFVTVVGRQWWWEYQYQNYNGQSIGFVTANELHVPASDVRTPRRVYLTLKSADVCHSFWVPRLAGKTDLIPGRENSMWFQTDELGLFVGQCAEYCGTQHGGMLLRVFVDEPADFERWLEEQKRPAVSDSSVEEGRLAFLGQSCVNCHRVRGTPADGTYAPDLTHLMSRTTLASGLIENNEENLRRWIADPQNVKEGCLMPAFGLSDRERDLIVDYLLSLR
- a CDS encoding DUF1501 domain-containing protein, which encodes MTQLRHRLHSIDQGLSRRSLLKLGVGGMGLGLTSLLHARSFARPAEPSSLPPLKACIIVFYYGGPSHIDTYDMKPDGPTEIRGEFQPIATSAPGIFVCEHLPRMSRVMHKVALVRSMHHQNRLHDSASTEALTGRQPPTGDREEFAPIPQVFPCYGASLSYVRRDITFEVPHAALPFVFHNVVDVPCQGGGFLGSTYNPLQITVDPDKRIYSAGALSLPAGQSTQSIVDRRQLLAALQEPSLTSATAPPVRRWQSTSEKAYQLLESESLRQALDLSQESSSLRDRYGYGPKPATVGSGGGGGNGAELGFGQQMRGQNLLLARRLVEAGVPFVNVFDFRQQGQNWDAHFHNFAQHKSHLLPLADQSLSALIEDLDARGLLDTTLVVAMGEFGRTPKINKDGGRDHWPDCYSVLLAGGGVHGGAVYGASDRSGALPARDPVTPADLAATIFWRFGIDPTSEIHDLTGRPWKIADGQPIRALFS
- the ctaD gene encoding cytochrome c oxidase subunit I, with protein sequence MHEWVVTVDHKRIGIMYVLMAVVFLVIGGCEALVMRWQLFYPRNDVVGPDFFNQMFTMHGTTMVFFMGMPILIGMGNYLVPLMIGARDMAFPRLNAFGFWVTLFGGLLVYFSFATGGAPALGWFAYAPLTERTFARSSATDLWALGLIVSGTGTLAAGVNFIATILAMRAPGMELRKIPFFPWTMLWTSVQILLAIPPLTAGLVMVLLDRRLGAHFFDPQTGGSALLWQHMFWFFGHPEVYILILPVFGMVSEIIPVFSRKVLFGFEFMAAAIMAIAFISMGVWAHHMFTVGMSRTLDMYFAIASLLISIPTGIKFFNWLATMYGGRISLASPMLFACGFLSMFLIGGLTGIMLALAPFDFQLSDSYFVVGHFHWVLIGGTIFGTFAGVHYWYPKVTGRMLNETLARWQFWLLYTGFILTFGPMHIAGMLGMPRRIFTYEADRAWDVWNQVSTIGALVQAPSFLILVINLFASLKYGKLAGNDPWDAWTLEWGTTSPPPSYNFEVVPEVKSRRPLWDLKHPEDPDWQYENES